The following are encoded together in the Bombus affinis isolate iyBomAffi1 chromosome 6, iyBomAffi1.2, whole genome shotgun sequence genome:
- the LOC126918047 gene encoding protein-L-isoaspartate O-methyltransferase domain-containing protein 1-like gives MGAAVSSGQNNDELVDNLMKSGYIRTRKVEQVFRAIDRADYVLPSHRERAYNDLAWKHGNIHLSAPCIYSEVMESLSLEPGLSFLNLGSGTGYLSTMAGLILNQHGTNHGIELHEDCLNYAYERLEEFKQKSLALDEFDFCEPVFIQGNCLNVAPGRQYDRVYCGAACPENYEGFIKQFVCVGGILVMPFKDHLLRVLRIDEDTWLHFKMLPVSFATLVVPTTSEQTLFHLPECAPLSLQELCRGKIRWCLRTNVWKEHEDLETKKVILLERRRFCPPQQTLTRFVIPVMGESDESVSDESTSDEDDEFTRRVCVLLSVDTDPRDLYTISPVRALVLCNSNESQDWRIVNGYGNVDWNNQNPENSSDSNKSVSRTEESSNVQTTSNSTEAKPENKAEVQNFTNVSETYLNLLKHTETLLNISESDSETEQDETLVQRKKMAKREKTDSGIVEDVNLSNEDNSPRSNTSQSDSEPVDPPDMAEPMDIDPSNSPRDQEIIVAHYVNSNAFSTYMKEKIHELPLPFSSKLYLNYNRKL, from the exons ATGGGGGCAGCTGTAAGCAGTGGACAAAATAACGATGAATTAGTTGATAACTTAATGAAATCCGGATATATAAGAACAAGAAAAGTAGAACAAGTATTTAGAGCTATTGATAGAGCAGACTATGTTTTACCATCTCACAGAGAGAGAGCTTACAATGATCTTGCCTGGAAACATGGTAACATTCATTTATCTGCACCATGTATATATAGCGAGGTGATGGAAAGTCTTTCATTGGAACCAGGATTGAGCTTTTTAAATCTTGGATCAGGAACTGGTTATCTCAGTACAATGGCAGGACTCATATTGA ACCAACATGGAACAAATCATGGCATTGAGTTGCATGAAGATTGTTTAAATTATGCGTACGAGCGACTAGAAGAATTTAAGCAGAAGTCATTAGCATTGGATGAATTTGATTTTTGTGAACCAGTTTTTATACAAG GGAATTGTCTGAATGTTGCACCTGGTAGACAGTATGACAGAGTATATTGTGGTGCAGCATGTCCCGAAAATTACGAAGGATTTATTAAACAATTTGTATGTGTCGGAGGTATCCTCGTAATGCCATTTAAAGATCATTTGCTACGTGTACTCAGAATAGATGAAGATACTTGGTTACACTTTAAAATGCTTCCCGTATCGTTCGCAACGTTAGTCGTGCCTACCACTTCAGAGCAAACATTATTCCACTtac CTGAATGTGCTCCATTATCTTTACAAGAACTATGCAGAGGTAAGATTAGGTGGTGTTTGCGGACAAATGTATGGAAGGAACACGAAGATCTGGAAACGAAAAAAGTAATTCTATTAGAACGTCGAAGATTTTGTCCTCCACAGCAAACTTTAACAAGATTTGTAATTCCTGTGATGGGAGAATCTGATGAATCGGTATCGGATGAATCAACGTCAGATGAAGATGATGAATTTACGAGAAGGGTATGCGTGTTGCTCAGTGTAGACACTGATCCTAGAGATCTGTACACAATTTCTCCAGTACGGGCTCTCGTACTGTGTAACAGTAACGAAAGCCAGGATTGGCGAATAGTAAACGGTTATGGTAACGTTGACTGGAACAATCAAAATCCTGAAAATTCTTCGGATAGTAACAAGTCCGTTTCGCGGACAGAAGAATCAAGCAATGTACAGACTACTTCCAATTCGACAGAAGCAAAACCTGAGAATAAAGCAGAGGTACAGAATTTCACCAATGTCAGCGAAACCTATTTGAATTTACTCAAACATACTGAAACGTTGTTGAATATAAGTGAAAGTGATAGCGAAACAGAACAGGACGAGACTCTTGTTCAGCGTAAAAAAATGGCTAAACGGGAGAAAACAGACAGCGGTATCGTAGAAGACGTAAACTTAAGTAACGAAGATAATAGCCCTAGATCAAATACCAGTCAGTCAGACTCAGAACCTGTCGATCCTCCGGACATGGCGGAACCGATGGACATCGATCCTTCCAATAGCCCCCGTGACCAAGAAATAATAGTTGCCCATTACGTGAACAGTAATGCCTTTTCTACGTATATGAAAGAAAAAATACATGAGTTACCATTGCCTTTCTCATCAAAGTTGTACCTAAATTATAATCGTAAGCTGTAA
- the LOC126918064 gene encoding electron transfer flavoprotein beta subunit lysine methyltransferase-like isoform X1, which produces MSRVMQAWKKKTNARFDCRTIERIVFFYESFKRTISKNLTGIDIEKFCDGIVECDSEVVRAIFEHTEIVRSHMTPEIQLFLLTPNCNLYHTQYERISESKGIKRSVFLEPFWSIYWPGGQALARFVLDEGRTLFESSKEILDLGAGCGATAIAAKLVGADRVIANDIDRVACTAISMNAILNRVNVKVSRQNLLYELPEKTIDVIFIGDMLYDAEIAATLIPWLEKARDNGTRIYLGDPGRHGLTEDLKKRLKVLRHYRLPENVQKENYGYDSCNVWEFCG; this is translated from the exons atgTCACGTGTTATGCAGGCATGGAAAAAGAAGACAAACGCTCGATTTG ACTGCCGGACGATCGAGAGAATAGTATTTTTTTACGAATCTTTTAAAAGAACGATTTCCAAAAATTTGACGGGCATCGATATCGAGAAATTCTGTGATGGAATCGTTGAATGTGATTCAGAAGTAGTGCGTGCCATTTTTGAGCATACTGAGATTGTTAGGAGCCATATGACGCCAGAGAtccaactatttcttttaactcccaactgtaatttataccacACGCAATACGAAAGAATTTCGGAGTCGAAAGGGATAAAGAGAAGCGTTTTCTTGGAACCTTTTTGGTCGATTTATTGGCCAGGTGGCCAGGCTCTCGCTAGATTTGTACTGGACGAAGGAAGAACGCTTTTTGAATCCTCGAAGGAAATTTTGGATCTTGGAGCTGGATGTGGTGCCACCGCTATTGCTGCAAAGCTCGTTGGCGCTGACAGAGTTATTGCCAACGATATCGATAGAG TTGCCTGTACAGCTATTTCCATGAACGCTATTCTGAACCGCGTGAATGTCAAAGTGTCTCGACAAAACCTGTTATATGAATTGCCCGAAAAGACAATCGATGTTATTTTCATCGGAGATATGCTGTACGACGCAGAGATTGCTGCTACTTTAATTCCGTGGCTCGAAAAAGCGCGCGATAATGGGACGAGGATTTATCTAGGAGATCCAGGAAGACACGGTCTGACGGAGGATTTGAAGAAACGTCTGAAAGTTCTGAGACATTACCGGTTGCCAGAGAATGTACAGAAAGAGAATTACGGTTACGACAGTTGCAACGTTTGGGAGTTCTGCGGATAA
- the LOC126918064 gene encoding uncharacterized protein LOC126918064 isoform X2: MSRVMQAWKKKTNARFDCRTIERIVFFYESFKRTISKNLTGIDIEKFCDGIVECDSEVVRAIFEHTEIVRSHMTPEIQLFLLTPNCNLYHTQYERISESKGIKRSVFLEPFWSIYWPGGQALARFVLDEGRTLFESSKEILDLGAGCGATAIAAKLVGADRVIANDIDRAVSEIENRVPNGYEENQTCGSHHTVFPISRRYEREGSGSVSTSVKGLPFLGSTSVAF, translated from the exons atgTCACGTGTTATGCAGGCATGGAAAAAGAAGACAAACGCTCGATTTG ACTGCCGGACGATCGAGAGAATAGTATTTTTTTACGAATCTTTTAAAAGAACGATTTCCAAAAATTTGACGGGCATCGATATCGAGAAATTCTGTGATGGAATCGTTGAATGTGATTCAGAAGTAGTGCGTGCCATTTTTGAGCATACTGAGATTGTTAGGAGCCATATGACGCCAGAGAtccaactatttcttttaactcccaactgtaatttataccacACGCAATACGAAAGAATTTCGGAGTCGAAAGGGATAAAGAGAAGCGTTTTCTTGGAACCTTTTTGGTCGATTTATTGGCCAGGTGGCCAGGCTCTCGCTAGATTTGTACTGGACGAAGGAAGAACGCTTTTTGAATCCTCGAAGGAAATTTTGGATCTTGGAGCTGGATGTGGTGCCACCGCTATTGCTGCAAAGCTCGTTGGCGCTGACAGAGTTATTGCCAACGATATCGATAGAG CGGTATCAGAAATCGAGAACCGTGTTCCGAATGGTTACGAGGAAAATCAAACATGTGGGTCACACCACACGGTATTCCCCATATCACGGAGGTACGAGCGCGAAGGGTCTGGTTCTGTTAGTACGTCAGTGAAAGGTCTTCCATTTCTGGGTTCTACGTCCGTTGCATTTTAA